GATGCGATGGACGAACTGTTCTCGCAGACCAAGGCCGTCTACACCAACGACGAGCTGATCAATAACAAGTTCCCAAAGCGCATCGCCTTCAACGTCATCCCCCACATCGACGTCTTCATGGAAGACGGCTACACCAAGGAAGAGTGGAAGATGATGGCGGAGACCAAGAAGATCCTTGATCCCAAGATCAAGCTCACCGCGACCTGCGTGCGCGTTCCGGTCTTCGTCGGCCACTCCGAAGCCGTCAATGTCGAGTTCGCCAATCCGATCACGCCGGACGAGGCGCGCAACATCCTGCGCAATGCGCCGGGCTGCCTCGTGATCGACAAGCAGGAGCCGGGCGGCTACGTGACGCCCTATGAGGCCGCCGGCGAGGATGCGACCTATATCAGCCGCATCCGCGAGGACGCGACCGTGGAGAACGGCCTGTCGTTCTGGTGCGTCTCGGACAATCTGCGCAAGGGTGCGGCGCTCAACGCGGTGCAGATTGCGGAAGTCCTGATCAACCGCAAGCTGATCAGCGCGAAGAAGAAGGCGGCGTAACTGGCGAACCCGTAGCAGCGAATGGACGTCTGCGCCACTCGCTGCTCGCCATTCGCTATTCGCCCCGCTCCAGCGCGTCGCGCACGCTGATGAATTCCTTCGCGACCCGGTCGAGCACGAACAGCGAACCCTCGGCGACGCCGAAA
The DNA window shown above is from Bradyrhizobium sp. ISRA464 and carries:
- a CDS encoding aspartate-semialdehyde dehydrogenase → MGYKVAVVGATGNVGREMLNILDERKFPADEVVALASRRSVGVEVSYGDRTLKVKALEHYDFSDVDICLMSAGGSVSKDWSPKIGAAGAVVIDNSSAWRMDPDVPLVVPEVNADAAAGFTKKHIIANPNCSTAQLVVALKPLHDKATITRVVVSTYQSVSGAGKDAMDELFSQTKAVYTNDELINNKFPKRIAFNVIPHIDVFMEDGYTKEEWKMMAETKKILDPKIKLTATCVRVPVFVGHSEAVNVEFANPITPDEARNILRNAPGCLVIDKQEPGGYVTPYEAAGEDATYISRIREDATVENGLSFWCVSDNLRKGAALNAVQIAEVLINRKLISAKKKAA